The DNA region TAAATTCGTGGTACAATGGTCTCCCCCGGTGGAAACCGGATCTTTAGGGGTTTTGCACCGGGATTTTATCCACATGGGACGTGTGGAGGAGCCGTGGTGGATAGCGGAGAGGTGAATCACTTGGAAGACCTGAAGGTCCTGTGGAACGAGATACTGGACAAGGGCAGGGACGTGCTTCCCCCCGGTGCGGCGGGCACGTGGCTCAAGACCTGCCTTCCCCTGGAGATATCCGGCGGGATGCTGGTGCTGGACGTCCCGAACGTGTTCATAAAGGAACAGATCCAGAGCCGGTTCCTCCTGCCCCTGAAGGAGCTGGTCAGGGCCCTGGGGGTTGCGGAGGACGTGGAGCTAAAGGTTGGCTCCGAGATAAGGCCCAACGAGCAGAAGAGGGCGGAAGCGGCGGCCATGCCCCTCCAGAGTCAGCGAGGGGGCCTCAACCCCAACTACGTGTTCGACAACTTCGTGGTGGGCAAGTCCAACCGGCTAGCCCACGCGGCGTCCCTGGCGGCGGCGGAGTCCCCCGGGGTGGCCTACAACCCGCTGTTCATATGGGGTGGGGTGGGGCTTGGCAAGACCCACCTGATGCACGCCATAGGCCATTACGTGTGCGACAACCAGCCGGGGGCCAAGGTGGTTTACGTGAGCTCCGAGAAGTTCACCAACGAGCTCATATCTGCCATCCAGAACAACAGGACCCAGGACTTCAAGGCCAAGTACCGGAGCGTGGACGTGCTCCTGATCGACGACATCCAGTTCTTGGCGGACAAGGAGAGCACCCAGGAGGAGTTCTTTCACACCTTCAACAGCCTCCACGATGCCAAGAAGCAGGTGGTCATAAGCTCCGACCGGCCCCCCAAGGACATCCAGCGGGTGGAGGAGCGGCTTGTATCCCGGTTCGAGTGGGGACTGGTTACGGACATACAGCCCCCGGATCTGGAGACCCGGGTGGCCATACTCCAGAAGAAGGCGGAGATGAGGGGCTACGAGGTGCCCGAGGACGTGATCTTCTTCCTGGCCCAGAACATCCCCAGCAACATAAGGGAGCTGGAGGGGGCCTTGAACCGGGTGGTGGCCTGCTCGGAGCTCAACGGGGAGGTCATATCGGTGGAGAACGCCGCCGAGTGGCTCAAGGACATAATCCGCAACGTGATGCGCGGACCGGTGAGCATAGACCTGATCCAGCACCTGGTGGCGGAGAGCTTCGGCATGCCGGTGGATGACCTGCTGTCCACAAAGAGGACGTCGGACCTGGCGCTGGCCAGGCAGGTGGCCATGTACCTGTGCAGGGAGCACACGGAGGCGAGCCTTCAGCAGATAGGCTACGCGTTCAACAAGAAGGATCACACCACGGTGCTACATGCCTGCAGGAAGATAGACGAGCTCCTGAAGACCGATCTTAGGGTCAAGAGCGTTGTGGATAACGTAAGGAAGAAGCTGTAGAAACGGCGGGCATCCACTGTGGACGATCCGGTGGATGAAACTCGAAGGGAACTATTCCACAGTCATCCTGTGGAAAATGTGGATAACTTGAGGAGATCTTCTCTACGATCCGTCCACATGCAAAATGTGGAAAAAACCGCTGATCGCAAGGGGTTCATCGGGTTATCCACACCGTCCACCGCACCTACTGCTACGGCTCCTAGGTTCTAAAAGAAGAAAAGAAGATATAGGGGAAGGGGAGGATAACGTTGAAGCTGAACATAGAGAAGGGGCCCTTCATAAGGGCATGGAACATGGCGGAGCGGTGCGCCGGGGCGTCATCGTCCGGTGCCTCCTCCAGCGTAATGATCCGGTCCTCCGCCGGCAGGGTGGAGCTCTTCGCCACGGACATGAAGACCAGCCTCAGGTGCCCGGTCCAGGGGGTCCAATCGGACCTGGACGGGGAAGCGCTGCTTCCCGTCAAGGTGCTGGGGGACCTCTTCAAGAAGTGCCCGGATCCCAGCTTCACCATAAACCTCGAGGAGGGCAGGGGGACCATGGTGTCCGGCCGGAGCCGCTACCGGTTCAGCACCTACGACGTCTCCGAGTTCCCCAAGTTCCCCTCCTCCGCCTCCGCAGCCCAGTTCGGCACCGTTAAGGCCCAGGACCTCAGGAACGCCATATCCGAGGGTGGCATAGCGGCCTCCACGTCGGACGAGTACCCCCAGTACCTGTCCTGCGTCTACCTGCAGGGGGACCAGGGGGCCCTGAGGATCGTCTCCACCGACTCCAGACGCCTGGCCTACTCCAAGTGCCCCATGGAGGGCTCCTCGTCGGAGAGCATGCTGCTTCCCATGAGGGCCATAAGGGAGTTGGACCGGATGCTGTCCGGCCTCCAGGAGGACGGGGATGTAAGGATCCTGTTGGACCAGGCCCAGGCCTACTTCATATCCGACGACTTCGAGTTCGCCATAAGGCGGGTGGACGGCAAGTTCCCCCAGTACGAGCGGATAATCCCCAAGTCCTGCACCACCTTCATGGAGGTCTCCCGGTCCCAGATGATCGGCGCCCTGGAGAGGCTGGACCTGGTGGTCCGGGACTTCAACAAGATGGTGGCGGTGAACCTCTCCCCCGGGGGCAGCTGCACCCTGAGGAGCCGCTCCCCCGAGTTCGGGGACGCGGTGGAGGAGGTGGAGGGCGCCATCGAGGGCGAGCCCTTGAGGATAGCCTTCAACGTTAAGTTCCTCCTGGACGGGGTCAAGGGGCTCCAGGACAGCCTGGTCAGGCTTGAGTTCAACGGCCCCGGAGGCCACTTGTGCATCAAGCGCATAGGCTCCGACAGCTACCTTTACCTCCTGGCGCCGCTCGCCATGGACGAGTCGGAGCTGCCGGGGGACGATGCACTTTAGGTCAATCAAGCTATATAGGTACAGGAACCTGGAGGACCAGGCGGTTAACCTGTCGCCTGGCCTCAACCTTTTCTTCGGCCCCAACGGGGCGGGGAAGACCAACCTCCTGGAGGCCTTCTGCGCCGCCTCCGGCTGGGGGGGCTTCGGCAGGCCCTCCATGATCCCCCGTCGGGGTGACGGCTCCCCTTCCCCTATGTCCGCCGCGGTGGCCCAGGCCTCCGGGGAGGAGGAGATCACCTGCGCCTTCCAGTTCAACCGGCGTCCGCTGCTCAAGATCGACGGATCCGCGGTGACCGGATCGGAGCTGAGGCGCAGGATGCCGGTGCTGGCCTTCCTGCCGGACAGCGCCGCCCTGGTGGACGGGCCGCCGTCAATGAGGCGGCGCCTTTTGGACATGGTCTGCGTCCTGTGCGTCCCCGGCTACGGGGAGGCGCTGACCCGCTACCGGCGGGCTGTGAGGCAACGGATGGCGTCCCTCCGGTGCGGCCGGTGGGAGGAGATGACCTTGAGGGTCATGGCCCGGGAGGCGGTGGAGATATGGAGGGCCCGGTCCGTTGTGGCCCCCAGGCTCTGCCAGCTGTCCCAGGCCTTCGCCTCCCGCCTTGGGATCCACCTGGAGGCCTCCTACGTGGGGCAACACGAGTCCCTGGACCGGTTGGAGCCGGGGCG from Thermanaerovibrio acidaminovorans DSM 6589 includes:
- the dnaA gene encoding chromosomal replication initiator protein DnaA; its protein translation is MEDLKVLWNEILDKGRDVLPPGAAGTWLKTCLPLEISGGMLVLDVPNVFIKEQIQSRFLLPLKELVRALGVAEDVELKVGSEIRPNEQKRAEAAAMPLQSQRGGLNPNYVFDNFVVGKSNRLAHAASLAAAESPGVAYNPLFIWGGVGLGKTHLMHAIGHYVCDNQPGAKVVYVSSEKFTNELISAIQNNRTQDFKAKYRSVDVLLIDDIQFLADKESTQEEFFHTFNSLHDAKKQVVISSDRPPKDIQRVEERLVSRFEWGLVTDIQPPDLETRVAILQKKAEMRGYEVPEDVIFFLAQNIPSNIRELEGALNRVVACSELNGEVISVENAAEWLKDIIRNVMRGPVSIDLIQHLVAESFGMPVDDLLSTKRTSDLALARQVAMYLCREHTEASLQQIGYAFNKKDHTTVLHACRKIDELLKTDLRVKSVVDNVRKKL
- the dnaN gene encoding DNA polymerase III subunit beta, whose amino-acid sequence is MKLNIEKGPFIRAWNMAERCAGASSSGASSSVMIRSSAGRVELFATDMKTSLRCPVQGVQSDLDGEALLPVKVLGDLFKKCPDPSFTINLEEGRGTMVSGRSRYRFSTYDVSEFPKFPSSASAAQFGTVKAQDLRNAISEGGIAASTSDEYPQYLSCVYLQGDQGALRIVSTDSRRLAYSKCPMEGSSSESMLLPMRAIRELDRMLSGLQEDGDVRILLDQAQAYFISDDFEFAIRRVDGKFPQYERIIPKSCTTFMEVSRSQMIGALERLDLVVRDFNKMVAVNLSPGGSCTLRSRSPEFGDAVEEVEGAIEGEPLRIAFNVKFLLDGVKGLQDSLVRLEFNGPGGHLCIKRIGSDSYLYLLAPLAMDESELPGDDAL
- the recF gene encoding DNA replication/repair protein RecF (All proteins in this family for which functions are known are DNA-binding proteins that assist the filamentation of RecA onto DNA for the initiation of recombination or recombinational repair.); its protein translation is MHFRSIKLYRYRNLEDQAVNLSPGLNLFFGPNGAGKTNLLEAFCAASGWGGFGRPSMIPRRGDGSPSPMSAAVAQASGEEEITCAFQFNRRPLLKIDGSAVTGSELRRRMPVLAFLPDSAALVDGPPSMRRRLLDMVCVLCVPGYGEALTRYRRAVRQRMASLRCGRWEEMTLRVMAREAVEIWRARSVVAPRLCQLSQAFASRLGIHLEASYVGQHESLDRLEPGRFLEAARSIKGEEMTHRRPRFGPHRDDVVLTSGGHAAGLALSRGQRRRAFAALVMASAQVVYKALRRGPVLVMDEVFAEVDREGRTLMARGLVELGVQVLASTADLPEAPDGASLYRVRSGVVTPVGG